A genomic segment from Verrucomicrobiota bacterium encodes:
- a CDS encoding HAD family phosphatase: MTINALFFDLGKVLLNFDFGIAKKSLAKKSSLTPAKIEKRFFSNPAFTLYEKGTITTIEFFQSMSDWLDYNGTLDEMADIFCEIFWEHETNIEIANQLSKKMPVYLVSNTCEAHIEYFEPKHTFLREFKFLYYSNRICARKPEPEFYGHVISHSGEDPRKSIFVDDLEANIIGAKKAGFNTIHLTPKTNLRKELARFGVEA, from the coding sequence ATGACCATTAATGCTCTATTCTTTGATCTCGGAAAGGTATTGCTGAATTTTGATTTCGGCATTGCCAAAAAATCTCTCGCTAAAAAATCATCGCTGACCCCTGCAAAAATCGAAAAACGTTTCTTCTCAAATCCCGCCTTTACCCTCTACGAAAAAGGAACAATCACTACGATTGAATTCTTCCAATCCATGTCCGACTGGCTCGACTATAATGGCACTCTGGATGAAATGGCCGATATTTTCTGTGAAATTTTCTGGGAACACGAAACCAATATCGAGATAGCGAACCAACTCTCCAAAAAAATGCCCGTTTACCTCGTCTCCAATACATGCGAGGCCCATATCGAATATTTCGAACCGAAACATACTTTCCTGCGTGAATTCAAGTTCCTCTACTATTCAAACCGCATCTGTGCCCGTAAACCTGAACCGGAATTCTACGGCCACGTCATTTCCCACAGTGGGGAAGATCCCCGGAAAAGTATTTTCGTCGATGATCTGGAGGCCAATATCATCGGAGCCAAAAAAGCAGGGTTTAACACCATCCATCTCACCCCAAAAACCAATCTCCGCAAAGAACTCGCCCGTTTTGGGGTAGAAGCCTGA
- the purS gene encoding phosphoribosylformylglycinamidine synthase subunit PurS, with amino-acid sequence MMKAIVTVMPKRTVLDPQGVTVKNAIHHLGMECVEEARVGKSIELKISGEDITKTREKLEQIAKDLLSNPVIEDYEISIEKI; translated from the coding sequence ATGATGAAAGCCATTGTTACTGTCATGCCCAAACGCACCGTTCTCGACCCCCAAGGGGTCACGGTGAAAAACGCCATCCACCATCTCGGGATGGAATGTGTGGAAGAAGCCCGTGTGGGCAAATCCATTGAGCTAAAAATATCCGGTGAGGACATCACAAAGACCCGTGAGAAACTCGAGCAAATTGCCAAAGACCTCCTCAGTAACCCAGTCATCGAGGATTACGAAATTTCGATTGAAAAGATATAA
- the recR gene encoding recombination mediator RecR → MPHDYPDALKNAINALNKLPGIGKRSAERIALSLLEEKSEVAKELIQAIQCALEKVRHCTTCGNYTEADPCAICLDHSRDPGIICVVETPHDILSIEKAGSFHGVYHALMGRLSPLDGVNPEDLRIKELMERITHFPVREVILALGTELESETTAIYTGKLLKEKNIPVTRIAYGISAGMGLEYADSLTLSRALEGRRAI, encoded by the coding sequence ATGCCACACGATTACCCTGATGCCCTGAAAAATGCGATTAACGCATTAAACAAATTGCCCGGCATCGGGAAACGTAGTGCAGAACGTATCGCCCTTTCCTTGCTGGAAGAAAAAAGTGAAGTAGCCAAAGAACTCATCCAGGCAATCCAATGCGCCCTGGAAAAAGTCCGGCATTGTACGACATGCGGGAACTATACCGAAGCCGACCCCTGCGCAATTTGTTTGGATCACTCACGCGACCCGGGAATCATCTGTGTGGTGGAGACTCCCCACGACATTCTCTCCATTGAAAAAGCAGGGAGTTTCCACGGAGTTTACCATGCCCTCATGGGCCGTCTTTCCCCTTTGGACGGGGTTAATCCTGAAGATCTCCGCATCAAAGAGCTCATGGAAAGAATTACTCATTTCCCAGTCCGGGAGGTCATATTAGCGCTTGGCACCGAGCTAGAGAGCGAAACCACAGCGATTTACACAGGCAAGTTATTAAAAGAAAAAAACATCCCCGTCACCCGAATTGCTTATGGAATTTCTGCCGGAATGGGGTTAGAATACGCGGATAGCTTGACACTATCACGTGCTTTAGAAGGCAGAAGAGCAATTTAA